The following coding sequences lie in one Saimiri boliviensis isolate mSaiBol1 chromosome 6, mSaiBol1.pri, whole genome shotgun sequence genomic window:
- the LOC120364675 gene encoding ubiquitin-conjugating enzyme E2 N, which produces MAGLPRRIIKETQRLLAEPVPGIKAEPDESNARYFHVVIAGPQDSPFEGGTFKLELFLPEEYPMAAPKVRFMTKIYHPNVDKLGRICLDILKDKWSPALQIRTVLLSIQALLSAPNPDDPLANDVAEQWKTNEAQAIETARAWTRLYAMNNI; this is translated from the coding sequence ATGGCCGGGCTGCCCCGCAGGATCATCAAAGAAACCCAGCGTTTGCTGGCAGAACCAGTTCCTGGCATCAAAGCAGAACCAGATGAGAGCAACGCCCGTTATTTTCATGTGGTCATTGCTGGCCCTCAGGATTCCCCCTTTGAGGGAGGGACTTTTAAACTTGAACTATTCCTTCCAGAAGAATACCCAATGGCAGCCCCTAAAGTACGTTTCATGACCAAAATTTATCATCCTAATGTAGACAAGTTGGGAAGAATATGTTTAGATATTTTGAAAGATAAGTGGTCCCCAGCACTGCAGATCCGCACAGTTCTGCTATCGATCCAGGCCTTGTTAAGTGCTCCTAATCCAGATGATCCATTAGCAAATGATGTAGCGGAGCAGTGGAAGACCAACGAAGCCCAAGCCATAGAAACAGCTAGAGCATGGACTAGGCTATATGCCATGAATAATATTTAA